A window of the Deinococcus aquiradiocola genome harbors these coding sequences:
- a CDS encoding ABC transporter ATP-binding protein → MTGPHPQDPAESGQPSPLSTRDLRLGYGQTVIIPDLNLHIPAGQVTSIIGPNGCGKSTLLRALARLLPPGRGSVLLDGQALHTLPARDIARRLAILPQGPVAPEGLSVEELVWFGRHPHQGRFPVRRPEDRAAVAWALDQTGMRVFAGRTLDDLSGGQRQRAWIAMSLAQQTDILLLDEPTTYLDPAHQLEVLHLAQRLNREQGKTVVMVLHDLNQAARYSDHLIALKGGEIYAHGPSTDVLTHDMLRDVFGLKAHLLSDPDTGRPHVIPYALTR, encoded by the coding sequence ATGACCGGCCCCCACCCCCAAGACCCCGCAGAAAGCGGACAGCCCTCGCCCCTCTCGACCCGCGACCTGCGGCTCGGGTACGGGCAGACCGTCATCATCCCCGACCTGAACCTGCACATTCCCGCCGGGCAGGTCACGTCCATCATCGGCCCGAACGGCTGCGGCAAGAGCACCCTGCTGCGCGCCCTCGCCCGCCTGCTCCCACCAGGGCGCGGGAGCGTCCTGCTGGACGGGCAGGCGCTGCACACCCTGCCCGCCCGCGACATCGCCCGCCGCCTCGCGATCCTCCCGCAGGGACCGGTCGCGCCGGAAGGCCTGAGCGTCGAGGAACTCGTGTGGTTCGGCCGCCACCCGCACCAGGGCCGCTTCCCGGTGCGCCGCCCCGAGGACCGCGCCGCCGTCGCGTGGGCGCTCGACCAGACCGGCATGCGCGTCTTCGCGGGCCGCACCCTCGACGACCTGAGCGGCGGGCAGCGGCAACGCGCGTGGATCGCCATGAGCCTCGCGCAGCAGACGGACATCCTGCTGCTCGACGAGCCGACCACGTACCTCGACCCGGCGCACCAGCTGGAGGTGCTGCACCTCGCGCAGCGCCTCAACCGCGAGCAGGGCAAGACCGTCGTGATGGTCCTGCACGACCTGAACCAGGCAGCCCGCTACAGCGACCACCTGATCGCCCTGAAAGGCGGCGAGATCTACGCGCACGGCCCGTCCACGGACGTGCTGACGCACGACATGCTGCGTGACGTGTTCGGCCTGAAGGCGCACCTGCTCAGCGACCCGGACACCGGGCGACCGCACGTCATTCCCTACGCCCTCACCCGCTGA
- the ntrB gene encoding nitrate ABC transporter permease, with translation MTTRPAGRTAQPQPTPPRPAARVPAPVQNALYFLLSLALLVLVWTMLTALRRDLPSPAVIGASLAELFARPWYNDGPNDQGILNLLLSSLTRVFSGFAIGAVIAVPVGILMGSVPVFRRILDPVVQLMRPVSPLAWFPIGLTLMSKAEPATVFIIAITALWPTIINTSFGVSGLPADYRNVARVFNFSPAQYVTRVLLPYALPHIVTGMRISFGIAWMVIVAAEMLSGKSGIGFYAWDAWNAGNLAHVVCAILIIGVTGFLFDQLFNLVQKKVSHA, from the coding sequence ATGACCACCAGACCCGCAGGCCGCACCGCCCAGCCGCAGCCCACCCCGCCCAGACCCGCCGCGCGCGTGCCCGCGCCGGTCCAGAACGCGCTGTACTTCCTGCTGAGCCTCGCCCTGCTCGTGCTCGTCTGGACGATGCTCACCGCGCTGCGCCGCGACCTGCCCAGCCCGGCGGTGATCGGCGCGTCCCTCGCGGAACTCTTCGCGCGCCCCTGGTACAACGACGGCCCGAACGACCAGGGCATCCTGAACCTGCTCCTCAGCAGCCTGACGCGCGTCTTCTCCGGCTTCGCCATCGGCGCCGTGATCGCCGTCCCGGTCGGCATCCTGATGGGCTCCGTCCCCGTCTTCCGCCGCATCCTCGACCCGGTCGTGCAGCTCATGCGGCCCGTGTCGCCGCTCGCGTGGTTCCCGATCGGCCTGACCCTCATGAGCAAGGCCGAGCCCGCCACGGTCTTCATCATCGCCATCACGGCCCTGTGGCCCACCATCATCAACACCAGTTTCGGCGTGAGCGGCCTGCCCGCCGACTACCGCAACGTGGCGCGCGTCTTCAACTTCTCGCCTGCCCAGTACGTGACGCGCGTGCTGCTGCCGTACGCGCTGCCGCACATCGTGACCGGCATGCGCATCAGTTTCGGCATCGCGTGGATGGTGATCGTCGCGGCCGAGATGCTGAGCGGCAAGAGCGGCATCGGCTTCTACGCCTGGGACGCCTGGAACGCCGGGAACCTCGCGCACGTCGTGTGCGCCATCCTGATCATCGGCGTGACCGGCTTCCTGTTCGACCAGCTCTTCAACCTCGTCCAGAAGAAGGTGTCGCATGCTTGA
- a CDS encoding CmpA/NrtA family ABC transporter substrate-binding protein, producing MTKRAPTADTTALPTAPADTGRRAFLKTAGTTAAATVAASSLPRAFAQKKAINIGFIPLTDCASIVMAEELGYFKKYGVEVNVVKQASWAAVRDGLLSGDLHASHLLYSLPLSVYTGVGGAPGKEIPIAMVLDNNGQAITLSTSLAAAAGTDLKKSGAAINAMIAAKKAPTLAVTFPGGTHDIWMRYWLAAMGVPQSKVGIIVVPPPQMVANMKVGNMDGFCVGEPWGGVAVDQGIGFTALTTQQLWKNHPEKVLGLNKDFSARTDEVKAVMRAVLDASAWLDSLPNRRAASKIISASRYVNAPEDVIRDRLEGRYQMGAGQGTRQFLGDQMMFSRSAQTNAPRHAHAIWFLAQYVRFGLLKQAPDYQAVANRLLMTDLYAQVAKEAGLKVPADDMTPFTVTLDHAKFDPRNPAAYIKANPIPV from the coding sequence ATGACGAAGCGCGCCCCCACTGCCGACACCACCGCCCTCCCCACCGCCCCTGCCGACACCGGCCGCCGCGCCTTCCTGAAGACGGCGGGCACCACGGCCGCCGCGACCGTCGCCGCGTCCAGCCTGCCGCGCGCCTTCGCGCAGAAAAAGGCCATCAACATCGGCTTCATTCCGCTCACCGACTGCGCCAGCATCGTGATGGCCGAAGAACTCGGGTACTTCAAGAAGTACGGCGTGGAGGTCAACGTCGTCAAGCAGGCGTCGTGGGCCGCCGTGCGCGACGGCCTGCTGTCCGGCGACCTGCACGCCTCGCACCTGCTGTACAGCCTGCCGCTCAGCGTGTACACCGGCGTGGGCGGCGCGCCCGGCAAGGAAATCCCCATCGCGATGGTCCTCGACAACAACGGTCAGGCGATCACGCTCTCCACCAGCCTCGCCGCCGCCGCCGGAACGGACCTCAAGAAGAGCGGCGCGGCCATCAACGCCATGATCGCCGCGAAGAAAGCTCCGACGCTGGCCGTCACCTTCCCCGGCGGCACGCACGACATCTGGATGCGCTACTGGCTCGCCGCGATGGGCGTCCCGCAGAGCAAGGTCGGCATCATCGTCGTGCCGCCCCCGCAGATGGTCGCGAACATGAAGGTCGGCAACATGGACGGCTTCTGCGTCGGCGAGCCCTGGGGCGGCGTGGCCGTCGATCAGGGCATCGGCTTCACGGCCCTCACCACCCAGCAGCTCTGGAAGAATCACCCCGAGAAGGTCCTCGGCCTGAACAAGGACTTCTCGGCCCGCACCGACGAGGTCAAGGCCGTCATGCGCGCCGTGCTGGACGCCTCCGCGTGGCTCGACAGCCTCCCCAACCGCCGCGCAGCCTCCAAGATCATCAGTGCCAGCCGGTACGTGAACGCGCCCGAGGACGTCATCCGCGACCGCCTGGAGGGCCGCTACCAGATGGGCGCCGGGCAGGGCACCCGGCAGTTCCTGGGCGACCAGATGATGTTCTCGCGCAGCGCGCAGACGAACGCGCCCCGCCACGCGCACGCCATCTGGTTCCTGGCGCAGTACGTGCGGTTCGGGCTGCTCAAGCAGGCGCCCGACTACCAGGCCGTCGCGAACAGGCTCCTCATGACGGACCTGTACGCGCAGGTCGCCAAGGAGGCGGGCCTGAAGGTCCCGGCGGACGACATGACGCCCTTCACCGTCACGCTCGACCACGCGAAGTTCGATCCGCGCAACCCGGCCGCGTACATCAAGGCCAACCCCATCCCCGTCTGA
- a CDS encoding ABC transporter substrate-binding protein, with protein sequence MPRNSSRLVSALLVAALGSVTAAAVTAQTERGALTLPSPARRVVALEYSFVDTLLALGVRPVAAALGTQGGDRGAPPYLRGKVSGIPQAGSRAQPSLETIAAARPDLILADALIHKDSAASFSRLAPTGVFASRRANLDELNDQTLQIGRLVGREAAARQLLADQKSLIQKARAFTKKNAPTFVAGVVTPTSFTVHTQGSFAGSFLEAVGRRNAVPVRDGQTQYETSLEGLVALDPQTLVLFTAPDEKPITDTWARNPLWQKLSAVQRGRVYTFDRDDWTRGRGPTALKLMIAQTIQSRFLQDAAPNGPFKYQP encoded by the coding sequence ATGCCCAGAAATTCCTCCCGCCTCGTTTCCGCCCTTCTCGTCGCGGCCCTCGGCAGCGTGACGGCCGCGGCCGTCACCGCGCAGACCGAGCGCGGCGCCCTGACCCTCCCCTCCCCCGCCCGCCGCGTCGTGGCGCTCGAATACTCCTTCGTGGACACCCTGCTCGCGCTGGGCGTGCGGCCCGTCGCGGCCGCGCTCGGCACGCAGGGCGGCGACCGAGGTGCGCCCCCGTACCTGCGCGGCAAGGTGAGCGGCATCCCGCAGGCCGGAAGCCGCGCTCAGCCGAGCCTGGAGACCATCGCGGCCGCCCGGCCGGACCTGATCCTCGCGGACGCCCTCATTCACAAGGACAGCGCCGCCAGCTTCTCGCGGCTCGCGCCGACCGGCGTGTTCGCCAGCCGCCGCGCGAACCTCGACGAACTGAACGACCAGACCCTGCAGATCGGGCGACTCGTGGGCCGCGAGGCTGCCGCCCGGCAGCTGCTCGCCGACCAGAAGAGCCTGATCCAGAAGGCCCGCGCCTTCACGAAGAAGAACGCGCCGACCTTCGTGGCGGGCGTCGTCACGCCCACCTCCTTCACGGTGCACACGCAGGGCAGCTTCGCGGGCAGCTTCCTCGAGGCGGTCGGGCGCCGCAACGCCGTGCCGGTCCGGGACGGCCAGACGCAGTACGAGACGAGCCTCGAAGGACTCGTGGCCCTCGACCCGCAGACGCTGGTGCTGTTCACCGCCCCCGACGAGAAGCCCATCACCGACACCTGGGCCAGGAACCCGCTGTGGCAGAAGCTGAGCGCCGTGCAGCGCGGCCGGGTGTACACCTTCGACCGGGACGACTGGACACGCGGGCGCGGCCCGACCGCCCTGAAACTGATGATCGCGCAGACCATTCAGAGCCGCTTCCTGCAGGACGCCGCGCCGAACGGCCCCTTCAAGTACCAGCCGTGA
- a CDS encoding heavy metal translocating P-type ATPase, which produces MPTSSSLEYFVENMDCASCVQKVERMVGTLPGTASVHTSFTRQTLKLTLDEAQTSRERLEQNLKSMGYTPTPLVQATPVSASTLDYFVESMDCATCVRKVEGMVGGLPGAADIRASFSRQTLTLTLDEALTPRSTLEGNLKAMGYTPSPLVTPGTQADVQAAPVPRRPWYASSQGRLVLMSGALLTLAFIFSFIEPKFSLYGYVAATLLGTWPLLKKAVASARFGDPFSINMLVSLAAIGAVLIGQAAEGAVVVFFFAVGELLEGVAAGKARAGIQALTALAPRTALLLEGKQTREVPAESLQVGDRVQVRPGARVPADGRVVKGSSSLDDSPVTGESVPVLRTVGDQVFAGSINTDGVLTVLVEKTAADNTIARIIHMVEEAEASRAPTARFIDRFSRVYTPGVVAVSTLVAVLPPLLLNGEWHTWLYKGIALLLIGCPCALVLSVPAAITSGVSAGARRGLLIKGGAALETLGSVRTVAFDKTGTLTAGRPSVTDVTGVTVDRAEVLRLAAAVESGSDHPLARAITREARRQQLPVPEATDAQALPGKAVSATVEGRVLSVSSPRHAASRTTLDAAVQAQIDTSEAQGRTTVLLMDGPSVLGVIAMRDEARADARTAVAQLKAMGVRTVMLTGDNARTGQAIAAELGVDVQAELLPEDKLRVVADLRAHGRVAMVGDGINDAPALARSDVGIAMGGGTDVALETADAALLREQVMGVPDLIGLSRATMSNIRLNIAFALGLKAIFLITTLLGYTNLWMAVLADTGATAIVTANALRLLAWTPGTGAPATARAVREPVHA; this is translated from the coding sequence ATGCCGACCTCCTCCTCACTGGAATACTTCGTGGAGAACATGGACTGCGCCAGCTGCGTCCAGAAGGTCGAACGGATGGTCGGCACGCTCCCCGGCACGGCCTCGGTCCACACCAGCTTCACCCGGCAGACCCTGAAACTGACCCTCGACGAGGCGCAGACCTCCCGCGAACGGCTCGAACAGAACCTCAAATCCATGGGCTACACGCCGACGCCGCTCGTTCAGGCGACGCCCGTCTCTGCCAGCACCCTCGACTACTTCGTCGAGAGCATGGACTGCGCCACCTGCGTCCGGAAGGTCGAGGGCATGGTGGGCGGTCTGCCCGGAGCGGCCGACATCCGGGCCAGCTTCAGCCGGCAGACCCTCACCCTCACGCTGGACGAGGCACTGACCCCCAGGAGCACGCTCGAAGGAAACCTGAAGGCGATGGGGTACACGCCGTCACCCCTCGTCACCCCCGGCACGCAGGCGGACGTCCAGGCTGCGCCCGTTCCGCGCAGACCCTGGTACGCCAGCAGTCAGGGCCGACTCGTGCTGATGTCCGGCGCGCTGCTGACCCTCGCCTTCATCTTCAGCTTCATCGAGCCGAAGTTCTCGCTCTACGGGTACGTCGCGGCCACCCTGCTCGGCACCTGGCCGCTGCTGAAGAAGGCCGTCGCCAGCGCCCGCTTCGGCGACCCGTTCAGCATCAACATGCTCGTCAGCCTCGCCGCCATCGGCGCGGTGCTGATCGGGCAGGCCGCCGAGGGCGCGGTGGTGGTGTTCTTCTTCGCCGTCGGCGAGCTGCTCGAAGGCGTCGCCGCAGGGAAGGCCCGTGCGGGCATCCAGGCCCTGACCGCGCTGGCCCCCAGGACCGCGCTGCTGCTCGAAGGCAAGCAGACGCGTGAAGTGCCGGCCGAATCCCTTCAGGTCGGGGACAGGGTGCAGGTCCGGCCCGGGGCACGCGTACCGGCCGACGGGCGCGTCGTGAAGGGCTCGTCCAGCCTCGACGACAGCCCGGTCACCGGCGAGAGCGTCCCGGTGCTCAGGACCGTCGGCGATCAGGTCTTCGCCGGCAGCATCAACACCGACGGCGTGCTGACCGTCCTGGTCGAGAAAACCGCCGCGGACAACACCATCGCCCGGATCATTCACATGGTCGAGGAGGCCGAAGCGAGCAGGGCGCCGACCGCCCGCTTCATCGACCGGTTCAGCCGCGTGTACACCCCGGGCGTGGTGGCCGTCTCCACCCTGGTCGCCGTCCTCCCCCCGCTCCTGTTGAACGGGGAGTGGCACACGTGGCTGTACAAGGGCATCGCCCTGCTGCTGATCGGCTGCCCGTGCGCGCTGGTCCTCAGCGTCCCGGCGGCCATCACCAGCGGCGTCAGTGCCGGAGCGCGCCGCGGCCTGCTGATCAAGGGCGGCGCGGCCCTCGAGACCCTCGGCAGCGTCAGGACGGTGGCCTTCGACAAGACCGGCACCCTGACGGCCGGCCGGCCGAGCGTCACGGACGTCACCGGGGTCACGGTGGACCGGGCCGAGGTGCTGCGGCTCGCGGCGGCGGTGGAGTCCGGCAGCGACCACCCGCTCGCGCGGGCGATCACCCGCGAGGCCAGGCGGCAGCAGCTGCCGGTCCCCGAGGCGACGGACGCCCAGGCCCTGCCGGGGAAGGCCGTCAGCGCCACCGTCGAGGGCCGCGTCCTGAGCGTCTCCTCCCCGCGTCACGCGGCCAGCCGCACCACCCTGGACGCCGCCGTGCAGGCGCAGATCGACACGTCCGAAGCGCAGGGCCGCACGACCGTGCTGCTGATGGACGGCCCCTCCGTCCTGGGCGTGATCGCCATGCGCGACGAGGCCCGCGCCGACGCCCGCACCGCCGTCGCCCAGCTGAAGGCCATGGGGGTCCGGACCGTGATGCTGACCGGTGACAACGCCCGCACCGGGCAGGCCATCGCCGCCGAGCTGGGGGTGGACGTTCAGGCCGAACTGCTGCCCGAGGACAAACTCCGCGTCGTCGCGGACCTGCGCGCGCACGGCCGCGTGGCGATGGTCGGCGACGGCATCAACGACGCGCCCGCCCTCGCCCGGTCGGACGTGGGCATCGCGATGGGCGGCGGCACCGACGTGGCCCTCGAAACGGCGGACGCGGCCCTGCTGCGTGAACAGGTGATGGGCGTGCCGGACCTGATCGGCCTGTCGCGCGCCACCATGAGCAACATCCGCCTGAACATCGCGTTCGCCCTCGGCCTGAAGGCCATTTTCCTGATCACCACGCTGCTCGGGTACACCAACCTCTGGATGGCTGTCCTGGCCGACACCGGCGCCACCGCCATCGTCACCGCCAACGCCCTGCGGCTGCTCGCGTGGACACCCGGGACGGGCGCGCCGGCGACGGCCCGGGCCGTCCGGGAGCCTGTGCATGCGTGA
- a CDS encoding ABC transporter ATP-binding protein, whose protein sequence is MLETQTVTPAPTLTPALSVSGVHKNFGAFVALEGVDLDIWPGEFISIIGHSGCGKSTLLNLVAGLDLPSTGRVSLFGRPIEGPGPERAMVFQNYSLLPWLSVRQNVLDAVRASVPQMPRGQREAVSEQVLKMVGLWTHRDKKPGHLSGGQRQRVAIARAFAVQPRVLLLDEPFGALDAITKSNLQDELLQMWSGPESGISNVLMVTHDIDEAIYLSDRIVVMSNGPRAHIHEVLKVDLPRPRERAQLVTDPTYLALKAHMLDLLGRVLAH, encoded by the coding sequence ATGCTTGAGACGCAGACCGTCACGCCCGCCCCCACCCTCACGCCCGCCCTGTCCGTGAGCGGCGTCCACAAGAACTTCGGGGCCTTCGTGGCGCTGGAAGGCGTGGACCTCGACATCTGGCCGGGCGAGTTCATCAGCATCATCGGGCACTCCGGCTGCGGCAAGAGCACCCTGCTGAACCTCGTGGCGGGCCTCGACCTGCCCAGCACCGGCCGCGTCAGCCTCTTCGGGCGCCCCATCGAGGGGCCGGGACCGGAACGCGCGATGGTCTTCCAGAACTACAGCCTCCTGCCGTGGCTCAGCGTCCGCCAGAACGTCCTCGATGCGGTGCGCGCCTCCGTGCCGCAGATGCCGCGCGGGCAGCGCGAAGCGGTCAGCGAACAGGTCCTGAAGATGGTGGGCCTCTGGACGCACCGCGACAAGAAGCCCGGCCACCTCAGCGGCGGGCAGCGCCAGCGGGTCGCCATCGCGCGCGCCTTCGCCGTCCAGCCGCGCGTGCTGCTGCTCGACGAGCCGTTCGGAGCGCTGGACGCCATCACCAAGAGCAATCTGCAGGACGAACTGCTGCAGATGTGGAGCGGCCCGGAGAGCGGCATCAGCAACGTCCTGATGGTCACGCACGATATCGACGAGGCCATCTACCTCAGTGACCGGATCGTCGTGATGAGCAACGGCCCGCGCGCCCACATTCACGAGGTCCTGAAGGTGGACCTGCCGCGCCCCCGCGAACGCGCGCAGCTCGTCACGGACCCCACGTACCTCGCCCTCAAGGCACACATGCTCGACCTGCTCGGCCGCGTCCTCGCGCACTGA
- a CDS encoding ArsR/SmtB family transcription factor: MGVPDDAPDIGYPRDVILASQEDACEVSCVHPEAVQHARRAMPDDLSVEQASALLKAVSDPTRLRLLSALNTGELCVCDLAAVVGISESAVSHQLRLLRAHRLVTFRKEGRIAYYRLLDQHVTVLIGSALDHARE; this comes from the coding sequence ATGGGCGTCCCCGACGATGCCCCGGACATCGGCTATCCTCGGGACGTGATTCTCGCTTCTCAAGAAGACGCCTGTGAGGTGAGCTGCGTTCATCCGGAGGCGGTTCAGCACGCCAGGCGGGCGATGCCGGACGATCTGTCGGTGGAGCAGGCCAGCGCCCTCCTCAAGGCGGTATCCGACCCGACCCGGCTGCGCCTGCTGAGCGCCCTGAACACCGGCGAACTGTGCGTCTGCGACCTCGCCGCCGTGGTCGGCATCAGCGAGAGTGCCGTCAGCCACCAGCTGCGCCTGCTGCGCGCCCACCGGCTCGTCACCTTCCGCAAGGAAGGCCGCATCGCGTACTACCGCCTCCTCGACCAGCACGTCACGGTCCTCATCGGCAGTGCGCTTGACCATGCCCGCGAGTGA
- a CDS encoding cation diffusion facilitator family transporter translates to MTHDHTAHTHAGHSHGHSHAPADFGRAFIIGILLNTLFVLFEVVYGTLAKSLALVADAGHNASDVLGLLLAWVAYLAARRRPTRRHTYGFRRSSILASLTNAVLLLIALGVIIWEAIHRFAEPAPVAGGTVIWVATLGIAINGVTAYLFASGRKGDLNLRGAYQHMFADALVSAGVVVAGIVILFTGWNWLDPVVSLALAAVILYGTWGLLRESLDLALDAVPEGVDLNEVQAFLTAQPGVTGVHDLHVWGMSTTETALTVHLVVPDGLPDEGLQHLRHELHERFGVEHATVQTEQGRVPCDLLPDEVV, encoded by the coding sequence ATGACTCACGACCACACGGCCCACACGCACGCCGGGCACTCGCACGGCCACTCGCACGCCCCCGCTGATTTCGGGCGGGCCTTCATCATCGGGATCCTGCTGAACACCCTCTTCGTGCTGTTCGAGGTGGTGTACGGCACCCTCGCGAAATCGCTGGCGCTGGTGGCCGACGCCGGGCACAACGCCTCCGACGTGCTGGGCCTGCTGCTGGCCTGGGTGGCGTACCTCGCCGCACGGCGCCGCCCCACGCGGCGGCACACGTACGGCTTCCGGCGCAGCAGCATCCTGGCGTCGCTGACCAACGCGGTGCTGCTCCTGATCGCGCTGGGCGTGATCATCTGGGAGGCGATCCACCGCTTCGCCGAGCCCGCCCCGGTCGCGGGCGGCACGGTCATCTGGGTGGCGACGCTCGGCATCGCCATCAACGGCGTCACCGCGTACCTGTTCGCCTCCGGACGCAAGGGGGACCTGAACCTGCGCGGCGCGTACCAGCACATGTTCGCGGACGCCCTGGTGTCGGCGGGCGTGGTGGTGGCCGGCATCGTGATCCTGTTCACCGGCTGGAACTGGCTCGACCCGGTGGTCAGTCTCGCGCTGGCGGCCGTGATCCTGTACGGCACGTGGGGTCTGCTGCGCGAATCGCTGGATCTGGCGCTGGACGCCGTGCCGGAAGGCGTCGACCTGAACGAGGTGCAGGCGTTCCTGACGGCGCAGCCGGGCGTGACCGGCGTGCACGACCTGCACGTCTGGGGCATGAGCACCACCGAGACAGCGCTGACGGTGCACCTGGTGGTCCCGGACGGACTGCCGGACGAGGGGCTGCAGCACCTGCGGCACGAACTGCACGAGCGGTTCGGCGTGGAGCATGCCACGGTGCAGACCGAACAGGGCCGCGTCCCCTGCGACCTGCTTCCCGACGAGGTGGTGTGA
- the cynS gene encoding cyanase, with product MTQTTLSLPAAAPTTRADVTALILTARRTLGLSYTAVAEMLGTPRVWTTAALLGQHPFPQAVAARLCTLLDLPAACEVILQEVPMRGSFETLPPTDPTVYRLYEVLQVYGPALKMLIHEDFGDGIMSAINFDLQLGRMPGEDGERVQITLTGKFLPYKW from the coding sequence ATGACCCAGACCACCCTGTCCCTGCCCGCCGCTGCCCCGACCACCCGTGCCGACGTCACGGCCCTGATCCTCACGGCCCGCCGCACACTCGGCCTGAGTTACACGGCCGTCGCGGAGATGCTCGGCACGCCGCGCGTCTGGACGACGGCCGCGCTGCTCGGCCAGCACCCTTTCCCGCAGGCGGTCGCCGCCCGCCTGTGCACGCTGCTCGACCTGCCCGCCGCGTGCGAGGTGATCCTGCAGGAAGTCCCGATGCGCGGGTCCTTCGAGACGCTCCCGCCCACCGATCCCACCGTGTACCGCCTGTACGAGGTGCTGCAGGTGTACGGCCCGGCCCTCAAGATGCTGATCCACGAGGACTTCGGGGACGGAATCATGAGCGCCATCAACTTCGACCTGCAGCTCGGCCGCATGCCCGGCGAGGACGGCGAGCGCGTACAGATCACGCTCACCGGCAAATTCCTTCCGTACAAGTGGTGA
- a CDS encoding FecCD family ABC transporter permease — MTAALPVRPRFTARRALLIGAALLALCAALGVLALGLGAVRTPAGDVVRVLLGGGDALTRQLVLDLRAPRVVVALLCGAMFAASGTVMQGVIRNPLASPDLIGVGAGAGLAATVFLLAWPQAPAGGLPWAALAGAWGGFGLVLLLAREGGGRLHPVRLALVGVAVAAALGAAQQLVLVRAPDGLSSALTFLTGTVYGADADRAVRLLPWAAVLLPAALILHRTLDVLSLGEDLATSLGTRVQPSRLLALGVGVALAGAAVTGAGILGFVGLLAPHVARLLVGARHARTMPVSMLLGALLVLTADTLGRTLLPPLDVPAGLLTTLVGAPYFLYLLRRTP; from the coding sequence GTGACGGCGGCCCTCCCGGTCCGGCCCCGCTTCACGGCGCGGCGCGCCCTGTTGATCGGCGCGGCCCTGCTGGCCCTGTGCGCCGCGCTGGGCGTGCTGGCCCTCGGCCTGGGGGCCGTCCGCACTCCGGCCGGGGACGTGGTCCGGGTCCTGCTGGGCGGCGGGGACGCCCTGACGCGGCAGCTGGTGCTGGACCTGCGCGCGCCGCGCGTGGTGGTCGCGCTGCTGTGCGGCGCGATGTTCGCCGCGTCCGGCACGGTCATGCAGGGCGTGATCCGCAACCCGCTCGCGTCCCCGGACCTGATCGGCGTCGGGGCGGGCGCGGGCCTCGCCGCGACCGTGTTCCTGCTCGCGTGGCCCCAGGCGCCGGCGGGCGGTCTGCCGTGGGCGGCCCTGGCCGGCGCGTGGGGCGGCTTCGGGCTGGTATTGCTGCTCGCACGGGAAGGCGGCGGGCGACTGCACCCGGTGCGGCTCGCGCTGGTGGGCGTCGCGGTCGCTGCCGCGCTCGGAGCGGCGCAGCAGCTCGTGCTGGTGCGCGCGCCGGACGGCCTGAGCAGCGCCCTGACCTTCCTGACCGGCACCGTGTACGGCGCGGACGCGGACCGCGCCGTGCGCCTGCTGCCGTGGGCGGCCGTGCTGCTGCCCGCCGCGCTGATCCTGCACCGGACCCTCGACGTGCTGAGCCTCGGCGAGGACCTCGCCACCAGCCTCGGCACGCGCGTCCAGCCGTCCCGGCTCCTCGCGCTGGGCGTGGGCGTCGCGCTGGCGGGCGCCGCCGTGACCGGCGCGGGCATCCTCGGGTTCGTGGGCCTGCTCGCCCCGCACGTCGCGCGCCTCCTGGTGGGCGCCCGGCACGCCCGCACCATGCCGGTGTCCATGCTGCTCGGCGCGCTGCTCGTCCTGACGGCCGACACGCTCGGCCGCACCCTGCTCCCCCCGCTGGACGTCCCGGCCGGCCTGCTCACCACGCTGGTCGGCGCACCGTACTTCCTGTACCTTCTGAGGCGAACCCCATGA